A stretch of DNA from Thunnus thynnus chromosome 16, fThuThy2.1, whole genome shotgun sequence:
AGGTAAAACTGCAAGACATCATTAGAAATCAGATGTTTAATAACTTAAACCAACAGCAAAATATTTTTGCcacaaacatttgtgttttatttacattttatttgcgTTCACAGTGGCTTTGGCTTATGGGATCTACAAACAGGACCTTCCATCTCCAGAAGAGAGGCCCCGAAATGTGATATTCGTGGATATGGGACATTCATCATACCAAGTCTCCATCACGGCCTTCAACAAAGGCAAACTCAAGGTTAGcctttaacattttattcaccTGAATCTACATCCTACACCCGTATATTTAAACTCTGAGCTCAACGGCACTCTGGTCTGTCAGGTCCTTGCAACAGCGTTTGACCCATACCTCGGTGGGCGTAATTTTGACGAGGCGCTGGTAGATTACTTCTGCGAAGAGTTCAAGACCAAGTACAAGCTGAACGTGAGGGAGAACCAGAGGGCTCTGTTGCGTCTGTACCAGGAGTGTGAGAAACTGAAGAAACTCATGAGTGCCAACTCCTCCGACCTGCCTCTGAACATAGAGTGCTTCATGAATGACATTGATGTTTCCAGCAGGATGAATAggtacaaatgtttttttgtccttCTTCATCTTGCCTCTCTATGGTGGAAATACAGCATTGTAAATGtctatttaaaactttatttgtaacCCACAGGGGCCATTTTGAAGAGATGTGTGCTCAGTATCTAATGAGAGTAGAGATGCCACTGAAAGCAGCCCTTGAACACTCAAGTATGTCGCTCAGATTTGGTTGGATTTACTTGGGAATGTTGTTTTAATAGTATATAAGTGACAAAGCTGTTCaaccttgtgtgtgttttgtggcaGAACTGAGCCGGGATGATATCTATGCAGTGGAGATAGTTGGAGGAGCTACGAGAATGCCAGCTATTAAAGAGAGGATCACCAAATTCTTCGGCAAAGACGTCAGCACCACACTGAACGCAGACGAAGCTGTCGCTAGAGGCTGTGCACTTCAGGTATAAATTCTCCTCTAACATTGACAGTTTATTTCCCAaatttactgtacaaacatactgtaaatcagtAATATATAATGCAGctaatgtgcatttgttttgtggtgtgtgtgtgtgtgctgattgTTTGGGTGTAGTGTGCAATTTTGTCCCCAGCATTTAAGGTGCGTGAATTCTCCATCACTGATGTCGTTCCCTTTCCCATAACTCTACGTTGGAAATCACCAACAGAGGATGGTTTGGGGTAagcacattttacatttaattagcCATATGAAAGTGCAACTTCACGCCCAGGTCTCAGCCTAACTCCACCCACTGCataattttggaaaatacaaaaaaatgggCAAGAGGTTGAGAGGGGCAAGTTGGGCGTGGCCAGAgaagataataatgataataatgatgcaACGACACTTAAACAAGCcagaagtcatttttaaataaacctgtctgtgtttaactttattttcacatgaagaCAGTTAGTTTAGCTTCAGGAGCTAATAGCAGCGctgacctgctggaggaaatcTCTTCATCTGTGACTGTCTGCTGCTCCACAACGGACAGGTTCAATAAGGTTGGAACTCCAGTTACACcatgatttaatgttttaaaacaagaattTACCAGCTGATAagtgcaggaacagacagccggAGAGTTAAAGAGCTTGAGGACGAGATGcgaggaggatttctgttgtttgtggCTCCAAGAAGCGTTTCCTCTTGTGGACagtcacagacagagagatttcctccagcaggtcagtgctgctgttagttgctgttagctgctgaagCTGAAACTGTCCTGATCAgattatatttgaaaatgatcacagagCTGGCAGAGGAGGGCGTTAACATTGTACCATTTCATGAAATAGAGAACCCCCAAACAGTCGACTCTAAATTAGCATTGGCCCCGCCTCTTCAGTATATTCATTGACACCAAATATACATTCAATGTCtatgtcaatattaacaccagcattAATGTGTTATCAGTCATCtaatttagtttacagctcaaaaaacatgCCTAAGTGTGCAGTACCTCTTTCAGTAATGCTATATAAAAAAAGACCCAAAATTTCCCTGTAGTCATTCCTCTAAATAGCAAATCAAGCAAAGTCAGCcaccatgaacacacagtatgtgctgaCTGTGTTTCCACAACCTGACTTAGCTTTTTCCTCTCgctgtgtttttgtcacagaGAGTGCGAAGTGTTCAGTAAGAATCATGCTGCTCCATTTTCCAAAGTGATAACCTTCCACAAGAAGGAGCCCTTCGACCTTGAAGCCTTCTACAGCAGCCCTCAAGAGCTCCCATACCCGGACCACAGGATAGGTAATGGTGCCCTTTGAAAGTTAAGTATGCCTGCTAGTGACCCATTAGTTCTGCCCCCAGGGAGACGGATGCACAGATTTCAAGATGTGAAATTATGCAGAAATCTGGCTCCTTTTACAAGCTACTCACGTCTACAGCGAGAGAGGTGATTGATTCATGTGTCCCAAATAGTTTTTCTGGGTGGCCCATTTGTGGCTGAGTCCCCACAGGGACCTACAACCTGGATGGTAGAAATAAGGAGCAGTCTCCTACAGATGGGTAATGAGTCAGTATGTGCATGTTGTGCTGGTAGGGCGTGTGCATACTCAGGTGATTTATCAGTTTGTAATTTGACATCACTAGCCTCCTACCTGTCTGTTAAGGGAACTTGCTTAAGCCCTGTAATTCAAGCTCTTTAACAAACCACTCATTTTGTTTCCGTCTGTTACCAGGATGCTTTTCTGTACAGAATGTGGTTCCTCAGCCGGATGGAGACAGCTCTAAAGTGAAGGTCAAAGTGCGCGTCAACGTCCACGGCATCTTCAGTGTGTCCAGCGCCTCTCTGATTGAGAAGcagaaaggagaaggagaagaaatgCAAATTGACTCAGAGCCAATGGTGCAAAATGAAGGCAGAGCTGAGGACCAGGTAAGGTGATATTTGTCACAGTGGCTCTAGTGATGTCAGTCCATCAGTGTGTTGGTCCCACACTTTAGTCCAGAgggaaatatctcaaaaactattgggcggattgccatgaaatttggcacacaccTTTGCTATGTACAgaaaatgaatcctaatgacatAAAGGTTTATTACCACAATGTTTTGTGTGAATCTCCTCCTGCTACTCTGATGTGGCAGTTTCATGGATACTGTagttaaaatcttttttataaAATTAAGATAAGAGGTCAGTGGTTCCAGAGGTTGCATGTAGCCTGTGGATTAGTTACTATATTGACCATCACAAAAAGTCTTGTGCACTTCTTCATATGTACAGTAATCCTTAGCAGACTGTGCTGTAGCCTTGCATATTGTTGGGTTTTACTGCAAGTGTTGTTTagaaataaatatgatttatattGTTTAAAAGACAATTCTCTTAAATTTGTTGACTGTAAAGTAATCGTCTGTGTTGCTCTTTTAAATATAGTTAGAATATCAGATCTTGTGTTACTTACATGTAATCTGGCTTGGATAAAaatatctgaatgtgtgttGTGACTCAGACCAAAATGCAGGTTGACCAGGAAGGCCAAAACCAGGGAGACCAGCAAAATGATGACGACTGTTCCACCAGTAAGGTTAGTTGGGCTTGAATTAAAGGAAATGCCTATTCAACAACCATATCCTGTCATAGCCTGTATCAGACTGCTTGATACCAATAGAGACATCAATCTTGCAGGTTCATAATTACACTGATTCTGTTACAAATTTGACAGTTGTATTTGGGAACAAAAACCTAATAAAAGGTCCCAAAATGTCAATTCTACAATATTAGCAGTATTGAACCAATACTTAACCACTGCTGAGATGAATTGTGTCAATTTATGAATCAAGAATGAGACAAAAGCATATTGATCAGTCTAAAAAATATACTAatattactgtactgtaaaaatacaaaaacaagtcATATAAGCACTGCAGCTAAAAGGCTggattgtgttttctggtttccAAATCCAGGAGTGTGCGTCTGGGGAGAAGCAGGACCCGGCAGCAGGGGGGAGCAAGCCCAAAGTCAAGGTGAAGAGTATTGATCTGCCCATCGCAGCCAACAACATTCGACAGCTCGACGGTGATGTCCTTAGCAACTTTATGGAGTACGAGGTGAGTTCCGCCGGTGGCCTTTGGAAAAGCTGAGTCATGGTCTGATTACCTGTGCCCAAATGGAGGGAGTGCTATTAAAACTTTATATGCGCTTGATATGTGTTGTACTGGACTTTTATTGTTCCAAAAAAAGATTTATGCTTGTATCTGATATCAGTTAGTTCATGGTCAGTGTTTCTGgactgtgtcagagaggtgttAATAAAACTCTGAGGTCATTTGTAACACCATAGTTTGTGCTGTTGTTGGTTGGGTGGCATGATATTATAAAGGTattgctgttattgttttcaCGCCTTGTATTTTGGCTATTATAACACAATCTCTTGTTTGTGTGGATTTTCCTCACAGCGTCAGATGATTGTCCAGGACAAACTGGTGAAAGAGCTGAACGATGCTAAAAATGCTGTGGAGGAATATGTATACGATCTGCGGGATAAACTTTGTGGGATCTATGAAAAGTACATCACAGAGGATGTAAGTGCTGCTTTTTAATAATAGTCACCCTGAAACTGTAAAGACTAATATACTGGGAAGATGTACCAAGCTAATTATGTGTATTTCCTAATATTCTTGTTAAATTTGGCTCTGACTAACAGGACAGTAACCGGCTATCACTGATGCTGGAGGACACAGAGAACTGGCTATACGAGGATGGGGAGGACCAGCCCAAACAAGTCTATGAGGAAAAGCTGGATGCACTTAAGGTTTGTTTTTAGTGTCAGTTCGTTTTAgtttacatgcatgcacattttGTTAATATGAATGCTGATCTTTTCCAGAGGTTGGGTCAACCCATTCAGGACCGGCACAGAGAGCATGAGGACAGGCCGAGGGCTTTTGAAGAGCTCGGCAAGAAACTACAACTCTACATGAAGTTTGTGGATTCCTGTAAACAGAAGGTAAATCCTTTTGATCTAGTGATGCACTGCATTTAgatctgtaataaaaaaaatgaaatgagaaagaaagtCAGTATGTCTtcaagactgttttttttttgtacagaggTTTGCAAATGTCTTAGTCATCCACTGCTGTAAAGGTTTTACCACACTGATCTGTTTTTTTGCTCAACCTTAGCTGTGACACTTTCTACAACACCTATTGccattcttttgtttttttagatgtAATTTTTGTAGAACCATAGAGGTGAATTCTTAAATGATTACGGGTGTAACAAttgatgaaatataaatatgtaaaatacatttcttgtcACAAACTCTTTTCCAGGATGAGCGATACCTACATTTGAGCGCAGAAGAGAAGAGCACTGTAGAGAAATGCGTGAATGAAAGCATGGGCTGGATGAACAGCAAGATGAACGCACAGAGCAAACTCGCTATTACTCAAGATCCCGTCGTCAAAGTAGCAGACATAATTGCCAAAATACAGGTATGTGAATGACTGTTTAAAGTTGAATTCATTCTTCCATCAGCAGTGATGAGATCTGCTGATTTTCTTATATCAACACACTCTCACCAGGAACTGGAGGATGTATGCAACCCAGTGATCAACAGGCCAAAGCCCACAGTGGAGGAGGCCCCTGAAGTGAACGACCAAAACAGTGGCGCTCATAACGGCCCGACAGCCAAGCAAGACGCCAAGGGAAGCCAGCAGACAAAATCTGGCACGAAAGAGATGGAGGTGGACTGAGATCGTTGTCTGACGAGCAACATCACTGACCATTTAGACAGTAGAAACATGAATACCTGGGACCATTTCTCAATCCTCACCAGCCACTTTTGTggatctgtttttttgtgtgtgtgtgtcccccATCGGACTTTACCTTTTGAGGTTTCTCTGTTTTCACCCTTTCATCCTTATGTGTGACAATGGTGTGCTTTACTCTCTCAAAGGTTTGACATACTtaataaaagaaagaatgatGCAATAGATCAAACTCTGATTCTGATGTAAAACTGTTTCCTCTGTACCATACAGGACGGTAAGCTTTTGTGTTTGCGTTCCACGTGTCTCATAAGCGTCCAGTAACAGCAGTAAATCCTATCACCATAAGAGAAATAGAAAGTGCTGTCCAAACAAATGCTATTGCAGAACTATTAGTTTGTATGCAATaatacaaattatatatatttgtatttaatgaGTTTGAAATGATGTCCATGTCTAGAAACTGTAAATACTATTTTAGTAAATAAAAGCAGCCAGCATATACAGCATCAGTAAAAAGTCTGGACACGCCttcacattcatttaaaagagaaagtgtgtccaaacttttgactggtgctgtattaTTATGTACATAAAGAACACATTCCTAGTGTTACAATGGCAATGCTTGACACACCAAATCTCTTTAGTAAGTGATTGGTTGcctatttccttttttttttttgttttcttgcatttttccatatttaAGTTATGGGATTTAAAGATGgcaaaaataaattcatttgtCTGTAAGACAAAatgtctttagtctgaaattattttattttcagcagctgAACCTGAAAGAAATCAGAAATCTTTATCTGTGTGAAGTTTTGTAATGTGATCAGGACAATTCAAAAACGTAAGTGTTTAGGTTACTGAGATTTGAATCCCCAGTTAAGAAAAGTGAGATGCACATTGGTTGCttacaacacatgaaactataAATTACAGTTATCTGCAGAGTTAAGCTTGAAGTCATAATGTTTGGGAGACACTAAGTATTAGAAATTAGATAAATAAGGCATAGTGGAAtcatatgaatgaataaataataaatatgtaatacatccataaaatgatcaaatagtccaatgcatttttaaaactcagCACGTTCATATGAATTGTTATTTCATCTGGCTTCTTTCCACAATACACAATGgtttattaataatttttttgttttttattccagcagttttatttcaaaatgtcccttttccaatgtgtgtttcatgtcaTAATCCTACTTTTTATCAATCAAGACAAAGTGGCAGAGCAAGTTATGTGATTGACATTCCATAATAACATTGATTGAGTTTTCCACAATTTTATggttatattaaatattttatctgtatttattcatataattatttatttcataatgtcttttgtacagctgcaactaaggattattttcataatcaattaatcagcaggttattttctcaattagtcatttggtctatgaAACATAAAGAAGACTGCAAAAAATCACAATATCCTGGAGCACAAGGTGACGTCTTAAGATGTCTTATATACTCTGATATACAGTCCAAACCcctaaaatatttaattaactataatgtaagaccaagaaaagcatcaaattcttACATTGAAgaacctggaaccatcaaacgtttggcatttttgcttaaaaaaataacttaaatgatgatttgattatcagaatagttgctgattcattttctttggaTCGACAAATCGAtttattgactaatcattgcagctctttgtgtttatttaattttgggTTTGGGTCTTCATAGAATGAATGCACAAACTTTACATGCAgaaacttaaatgttttaaccaAGGGTTCAGATTTAAAAAACTAGAAGCCTGCAAGCCTGCAagcagatagatagatagatagatagatagatagatagatagatagatagatagacagacacaataaaggctaaattatatacaataactaaatagactaactcaaatataaagaataaataaaaacgaAAGAGACTAGAGATATAACCATAACTATATATCCTATTTACTACGCTGTTTAattatgttaaaatgctaaaatggtAGTGCAAGAAGTTTAAACGTACAAGCTTTAATATATAAGCTTATAAAACTCATTATAAGTATAAAACTCTACTTTCAAGTACACTTTTACGACAGAGTTTGTAGTTTTATATGTTAAACCAGCCCGCGTGAGGGAGCCTTACAGGGGGCGTGGTAAACCCTGCTTGTTGTCATATGACGTAGCGTGTGACGTAGCCACGGGTGTAACGGGCGCATATTTTCAAAATGGAAGAAATGGCAAAGTTTTGGAGGGTAA
This window harbors:
- the hspa4l gene encoding heat shock 70 kDa protein 4L codes for the protein MSVVGIDVGFQNCYIAVARSGGIETIANEYSDRCTPACVSLATKNRMIGNAAKSQVITNFKNSVHGFKKFHGRAFDDPFVQGEKPKLPYNLHKLANGNTGVKVRYLDEDKVFTVEQITGMLLTKLKETSESALKKPVVDCVISVPSFFTDAERRSVFDATQIAGLNCLRLINDTTAVALAYGIYKQDLPSPEERPRNVIFVDMGHSSYQVSITAFNKGKLKVLATAFDPYLGGRNFDEALVDYFCEEFKTKYKLNVRENQRALLRLYQECEKLKKLMSANSSDLPLNIECFMNDIDVSSRMNRGHFEEMCAQYLMRVEMPLKAALEHSKLSRDDIYAVEIVGGATRMPAIKERITKFFGKDVSTTLNADEAVARGCALQCAILSPAFKVREFSITDVVPFPITLRWKSPTEDGLGECEVFSKNHAAPFSKVITFHKKEPFDLEAFYSSPQELPYPDHRIGCFSVQNVVPQPDGDSSKVKVKVRVNVHGIFSVSSASLIEKQKGEGEEMQIDSEPMVQNEGRAEDQTKMQVDQEGQNQGDQQNDDDCSTSKECASGEKQDPAAGGSKPKVKVKSIDLPIAANNIRQLDGDVLSNFMEYERQMIVQDKLVKELNDAKNAVEEYVYDLRDKLCGIYEKYITEDDSNRLSLMLEDTENWLYEDGEDQPKQVYEEKLDALKRLGQPIQDRHREHEDRPRAFEELGKKLQLYMKFVDSCKQKDERYLHLSAEEKSTVEKCVNESMGWMNSKMNAQSKLAITQDPVVKVADIIAKIQELEDVCNPVINRPKPTVEEAPEVNDQNSGAHNGPTAKQDAKGSQQTKSGTKEMEVD